Proteins co-encoded in one Brassica oleracea var. oleracea cultivar TO1000 chromosome C4, BOL, whole genome shotgun sequence genomic window:
- the LOC106342938 gene encoding EGF domain-specific O-linked N-acetylglucosamine transferase: MVQYHRLIIHHGRKEERFRVSVEEVGSLKKAKQKFLSFLFLTILSCCFIMSPYLFGFSTLSLLDSFSRENEALSSYEPVLAPVCLEVSNGTICCDRTGLRSDICVMKGDIRTDSASSSLFLFTSTNNTTNPQKIKPYTRKWETSVMDTVQELNLITKHSNKSSDRVCDVYHDVPAVFFSTGGYTGNVYHEFNDGIIPLFITSQHYNKKVVFVIVEYHDWWEMKYGDIVSQLSDYPLVDFSGDSRTHCFKEATVGLRIHDELTVNSTLMSHGNKTIVDFRNVLDRAYTHRIQSLVQEETKTTLDVKKPKLVILSRNGSRAILNEDLLVKLAEETGFSVEVLRPNKRTEMAKIYRSMNTSDVMIGVHGAAMTHFLFLKPKSVFIQIVPLGTDWAAETYYGEPAKKLGLKYIGYKIMPQESSLYGEYGKDDPVIRDPDSLNDKGWEYTKKIYLQGQNVKLDLRRFRETLARSYGFSIRRRVREEVPRLFVS; the protein is encoded by the exons ATGGTGCAGTATCATAGATTAATCATCCACCATGGAAGAAAAGAAGAGAGGTTTAGAGTTTCTGTAGAGGAAGTTGGTAGCTTGAAGAAAGCTAAACAAAAGTTCCTCTCTTTTCTCTTCCTTACTATCCTCTCTTGCTGTTTCATCATGTCTCCTTATCTCTTTGGCTTCTCAACTCTCTCTCTATTAG ATTCTTTTAGCAGAGAAAACGAAGCTCTTAGTTCTTATGAGCCAGTCCTTGCCCCTGTCTGCTTAGAAGTCTCCAATG GAACCATATGTTGTGACAGAACCGGTTTGAGATCAGACATCTGTGTAATGAAAGGCGATATTCGGACGGACTCTGCTTCTTCATCACTCTTCCTCTTCACCTCCACCAATAACACCACAAACCCTCAAAAGATCAAACCCTACACCAGAAAATGGGAGACTAGCGTGATGGACACGGTACAAGAACTCAACCTCATCACCAAACATTCAAACAAATCATCAGACCGTGTCTGCGATGTCTACCACGATGTCCCCGCAGTGTTCTTCTCCACGGGTGGATACACAGGAAACGTGTATCACGAGTTCAACGACGGCATCATCCCTTTGTTTATTACTTCGCAACATTACAACAAGAAGGTTGTGTTTGTGATCGTCGAGTATCATGACTGGTGGGAGATGAAGTACGGAGACATCGTCTCGCAGCTCTCTGATTATCCATTGGTTGACTTTAGTGGAGATTCAAGAACGCATTGTTTCAAGGAAGCAACGGTTGGGTTACGTATACACGACGAGTTAACAGTGAACTCTACGCTGATGAGTCATGGTAACAAAACCATTGTTGACTTCAGAAACGTTTTGGACCGTGCTTACACGCATCGTATCCAAAGCCTGGTTCAAGAGGAAACAAAAACAACGCTTGACGTCAAGAAGCCGAAGCTGGTGATATTGTCGAGAAACGGTTCAAGAGCGATACTAAACGAGGACCTTCTTGTCAAGCTAGCGGAAGAGACAGGGTTCAGTGTCGAGGTTCTAAGACCTAACAAAAGAACAGAGATGGCTAAGATCTATCGTTCGATGAACACAAGCGATGTAATGATCGGTGTGCATGGAGCTGCGATGACTCACTTCCTTTTCTTGAAACCTAAAAGTGTTTTTATTCAGATAGTTCCTTTAGGGACTGATTGGGCGGCTGAGACATACTATGGAGAGCCAGCAAAGAAGCTAGGGTTGAAGTACATTGGTTACAAGATTATGCCGCAAGAAAGCTCTTTATACGGTGAGTATGGCAAAGATGATCCTGTCATCAGAGATCCGGATAGTCTCAATGATAAAGGATGGGAATATACTAAGAAAATCTATCTACAAGGACAGAACGTGAAGCTTGACTTGAGAAGATTTAGAGAAACGTTAGCTCGTTCTTATGGTTTCTCTATTAGAAGGAGAGTTAGAGAGGAAGTTCCTCGTTTGTTTGTTTCATAG